One genomic region from Hoeflea algicola encodes:
- a CDS encoding MarR family winged helix-turn-helix transcriptional regulator, with translation MALMKTATIDQFGFLVHDAARLLRKSFEARVQEQGLSSAQWRLLVRAVREENATQARLAELLEIEPISVSRLIDRMEQGGWVKRCAHESDRRTNRIIPTEKSMAAYSTIKAVAADVFEMAMTGLDDDHRQTLVSALTIVVENLSSDEPQAAADAAEFQAS, from the coding sequence ATGGCGCTTATGAAAACAGCCACCATCGATCAATTCGGATTCCTGGTCCACGACGCCGCACGCTTGCTGCGCAAAAGTTTCGAGGCGCGGGTGCAGGAGCAAGGCTTGTCGTCAGCGCAATGGCGGCTGCTGGTGCGGGCGGTGCGCGAGGAAAACGCCACTCAGGCGCGGCTGGCGGAGTTGCTGGAAATCGAACCGATCAGCGTCTCACGACTGATTGACCGCATGGAACAGGGCGGCTGGGTCAAGCGCTGCGCCCATGAAAGCGATCGCCGGACCAACCGGATCATTCCGACGGAAAAAAGCATGGCTGCCTATTCGACGATCAAGGCGGTGGCAGCCGATGTGTTCGAGATGGCGATGACGGGACTTGATGACGACCATCGTCAAACGCTGGTCTCGGCACTGACCATTGTTGTTGAAAACCTGTCCTCCGATGAACCCCAGGCGGCTGCCGATGCCGCCGAATTTCAGGCTAGTTGA
- a CDS encoding GMC family oxidoreductase, whose translation MDNPDFIIVGAGSSGCVMAERLSASGRHKVLLLEAGGDDRRFFVQMPLGYGKTFFDKRVNWMYRAEPDPGLAGNIDHWPRGRVLGGSSSINAMVWVRGARADFDEWRDAGNPDWGADEICAAFREIECAAIGDDAVRGRSGPLKLFVPNKTVHPLTRKWFESAQAIGLPMNPDFNGDNQDGVGLFEFTIHKGRRLSSARAFLRPAMSRPNLRVITGAHVTGLTFDGQRATGVTYMRRGKTVTIKAGCEVILSGGSVNSPQLLQLSGIGPADHLQSLGIGVRADNAHVGRNLEDHIGTNYTFRANCPTINQQLGPLWGKLSAGMRYLLMRDGPLSVSLNQAGGFIRTDPNRTRPNMQLYFQAFSTVLPRPGERPILSPDPWPGFSIGWSNCRPKSRGEIMIRSADPFEPPKIAANALSHPDDVAEMLATGKIIRRMAATRPLADYIETELLPGPDVIEDEALIEDFRRRSGTVYHPVATCRMGPDPARAVVDSRLRVHGVGGLRVVDCSVFPNIVTGNTNAAAMATAWRASELVLQDNT comes from the coding sequence ATGGACAATCCCGATTTCATCATTGTCGGCGCCGGCTCATCCGGTTGCGTCATGGCCGAGCGCCTGTCTGCCTCTGGCCGCCACAAGGTGCTGCTGCTGGAAGCAGGCGGCGACGACAGGCGCTTTTTCGTGCAGATGCCGCTGGGCTACGGCAAGACCTTTTTCGACAAGCGGGTCAACTGGATGTACCGCGCGGAACCGGATCCGGGGCTTGCCGGCAATATCGATCACTGGCCGCGCGGGCGCGTGCTCGGTGGCTCATCCTCGATCAACGCCATGGTGTGGGTTCGCGGCGCGCGGGCTGATTTCGACGAGTGGCGCGATGCCGGCAATCCGGACTGGGGGGCGGACGAGATCTGCGCGGCTTTCCGTGAGATCGAATGTGCGGCCATTGGTGACGATGCCGTGCGCGGCCGTTCCGGTCCGCTCAAGCTGTTTGTACCCAACAAGACCGTGCATCCGCTGACCCGCAAATGGTTCGAAAGCGCGCAGGCCATCGGCTTGCCGATGAATCCCGATTTCAACGGTGATAACCAGGATGGCGTCGGCCTGTTCGAGTTCACCATTCACAAGGGCAGGCGGTTGTCGTCGGCACGGGCCTTCCTGCGGCCTGCGATGTCGCGGCCCAATCTGCGGGTGATCACCGGCGCCCACGTCACCGGTCTGACTTTCGACGGCCAGCGCGCCACCGGCGTGACCTATATGCGCCGCGGCAAGACCGTGACGATCAAGGCCGGGTGTGAAGTGATCCTGAGCGGCGGATCGGTCAACTCGCCGCAATTGCTGCAACTTTCGGGCATCGGCCCCGCCGATCATCTCCAATCCCTCGGGATCGGAGTTCGTGCCGATAACGCCCATGTCGGGCGCAATCTTGAAGACCATATCGGCACCAACTACACCTTCCGCGCCAATTGCCCGACCATCAACCAGCAACTCGGGCCCTTGTGGGGAAAACTGTCAGCCGGCATGCGCTACCTGCTGATGCGCGACGGACCGCTGTCGGTCAGTCTCAACCAGGCTGGCGGCTTCATCCGCACTGATCCGAACCGCACGCGGCCCAATATGCAACTCTATTTTCAGGCCTTCTCCACGGTTCTTCCACGACCCGGTGAACGGCCGATCCTGAGCCCCGACCCGTGGCCGGGCTTTTCCATCGGTTGGTCCAATTGCCGCCCCAAGAGCCGCGGCGAAATCATGATCCGTTCGGCCGATCCGTTCGAGCCGCCGAAGATTGCCGCCAATGCGCTATCGCATCCCGACGATGTCGCGGAGATGTTGGCGACCGGCAAGATCATACGCCGGATGGCGGCGACAAGGCCGCTGGCCGATTACATTGAGACGGAATTGCTGCCCGGTCCCGATGTGATCGAGGATGAGGCCTTGATCGAGGATTTCCGTCGCCGTTCCGGCACGGTCTACCATCCGGTTGCCACCTGCCGCATGGGGCCTGATCCTGCGCGTGCCGTGGTCGATTCACGGCTGCGGGTGCATGGTGTTGGCGGCTTGCGCGTGGTCGACTGCTCGGTGTTCCCGAATATCGTCACCGGTAACACCAATGCCGCGGCCATGGCCACGGCGTGGCGGGCATCAGAACTAGTGCTTCAGGACAATACCTGA
- the xdhC gene encoding xanthine dehydrogenase accessory protein XdhC: MARLAAYQKFEQRAGGNGFVLVRVREAKGSTPRDIDAWMLVSKDGLFGTIGGGRLELEAIDQARDVLAGHGAKDLALPLGPAIGQCCGGHVTLSFEIVTEPRYDEIATMVSTEDAADPEVWLFGGGHVGRALANALLLLPVKVHAVETRSDELEQMPEGASRHLTALPESLVADIAPGSAVIVLTHDHALDFLIVTAALQRDDLARVGMIGSDTKRVTFEHQYVREGGDKARLARLVCPIGRKIADKRPEVIAATVAADIIAALVDRREDARQVLS, translated from the coding sequence ATGGCACGGCTTGCCGCCTACCAAAAATTCGAGCAACGAGCCGGCGGGAACGGTTTCGTGCTGGTTCGCGTGCGCGAAGCCAAGGGATCGACACCGCGGGACATCGATGCCTGGATGCTGGTGTCAAAAGACGGGCTATTTGGCACCATCGGCGGAGGTCGACTGGAACTCGAAGCCATCGACCAGGCGCGCGATGTGCTGGCCGGCCATGGTGCTAAAGACCTGGCGCTGCCTCTGGGGCCGGCCATCGGCCAATGCTGTGGCGGCCACGTGACGCTGTCGTTCGAGATCGTCACCGAACCCCGTTATGACGAAATCGCGACGATGGTCAGCACCGAGGATGCTGCCGACCCGGAAGTCTGGCTGTTTGGCGGCGGCCATGTCGGCCGGGCGCTGGCGAATGCGCTATTGCTGTTACCGGTCAAGGTTCATGCCGTCGAGACAAGAAGCGACGAGCTCGAACAAATGCCCGAGGGCGCCAGCCGGCACCTGACCGCCCTGCCCGAAAGTCTGGTTGCAGATATTGCACCGGGAAGCGCGGTAATTGTTCTCACCCACGACCACGCGCTGGATTTCCTGATCGTCACGGCGGCACTTCAACGCGATGACCTGGCGCGGGTGGGCATGATCGGATCGGATACCAAGCGCGTCACCTTCGAGCATCAATATGTTCGCGAAGGCGGCGACAAGGCGCGGCTTGCAAGGCTGGTCTGTCCTATCGGGCGCAAGATTGCCGACAAGCGGCCTGAAGTGATTGCTGCGACCGTGGCCGCTGATATCATTGCCGCACTTGTTGATCGGCGCGAAGACGCCCGTCAGGTATTGTCCTGA
- the xdhB gene encoding xanthine dehydrogenase molybdopterin binding subunit: protein MGAHTPRSKTEITGGTHVARQHDSAHKHVTGSADYIDDMPEPAGTLHAYLGLTDRAHARITALDLDAVRAAEGVVAVLTGADVPGVNDISPTGRDDEPVLATDTVLFHGQPVFAVIAETRDLARRAAKRAVISYEDLPHITDVRAAIEANYPLVTDPLKLERGDIAAGLSAAPRRLQGEMRIGGQDHFYLEGHIAMAIPGEDDEVTVWSSTQHPSEVQHMVAHALGTVSNAVTVQIRRMGGGFGGKETQANQFAAIAAIAAKKLNRAVKIRPDRDDDMIITGKRHDFVVDYDVGFDDSGKIHALDATFAARCGFSSDLSGAVTDRALFHADNCYYFEDVRLTSKPMMTNTVSNTAFRGFGGPQGMLGGERVIEEVAYALGRDPLEIRKANFYGGPGRDLTPYHQTVEDNIIERVVDELETSSDYQARRAEIIDFNENSPVIRRGIALTPVKFGISFTATWFNQAGALVHVYQDGSIHLNHGGTEMGQGLNTKVAQVLADEFQVDLDTIRITATTTGKVPNTSATAASSGTDLNGMAVANAAQQIKTRLVAFAAEKFNIPEDQVEFEPNHVRVGNELMPFGDFIKLAYQERVQLSAAGFYKTPDIHWDRAAGKGRPFYYFAYGAAVSEVSIDTLTGEYQVDRVDVLHDTGRSLNPALDIGQIEGAFVQGMGWLTTEELWWDDKGRLRTHAPSTYKIPLASDRPKIFNVKLADWAENREPTVRRSKAVGEPPFMLPISVLEALGMAVASIADYKVSPRLDAPATPERVLMAVERLKAMADEQPAENSES from the coding sequence ATGGGCGCTCACACACCACGCAGCAAAACCGAAATTACCGGCGGTACCCATGTCGCGCGACAGCATGATTCAGCCCACAAGCATGTCACCGGCAGCGCCGACTATATTGACGACATGCCCGAACCGGCCGGCACTTTGCACGCCTATCTGGGCCTGACCGACCGGGCACATGCGCGCATCACCGCGCTTGATCTCGACGCCGTGCGCGCTGCCGAAGGCGTGGTCGCGGTGCTGACCGGCGCCGACGTGCCCGGCGTCAACGATATATCTCCGACCGGACGGGACGACGAACCGGTGCTGGCGACCGACACGGTGCTGTTTCACGGCCAGCCGGTGTTTGCCGTCATTGCCGAGACTCGAGACCTCGCACGCCGCGCCGCCAAACGGGCGGTGATCAGTTATGAAGATCTGCCGCACATTACCGATGTGCGGGCGGCGATAGAGGCCAATTATCCGCTTGTCACCGACCCATTGAAGCTTGAGCGCGGCGATATCGCCGCCGGCCTCAGCGCCGCACCACGACGGCTGCAGGGAGAGATGCGGATTGGCGGCCAGGACCATTTCTATCTCGAGGGTCATATCGCCATGGCGATCCCGGGCGAGGATGACGAAGTCACTGTCTGGTCCTCGACCCAGCACCCGAGCGAAGTTCAGCATATGGTGGCGCACGCGCTTGGCACGGTGTCGAACGCGGTGACCGTGCAGATCCGGCGCATGGGCGGCGGCTTCGGCGGCAAGGAAACCCAGGCCAACCAGTTTGCGGCGATTGCGGCGATTGCTGCCAAGAAACTCAACCGCGCCGTCAAGATCCGGCCGGATCGCGACGACGACATGATCATCACCGGCAAACGCCATGATTTCGTTGTCGATTACGATGTCGGCTTTGACGACAGCGGCAAGATCCACGCACTCGACGCCACATTCGCGGCGCGCTGCGGCTTCTCCTCAGACCTTTCGGGGGCGGTGACCGACCGGGCCCTGTTTCATGCCGACAATTGCTACTATTTCGAAGACGTGCGGCTGACCTCCAAGCCGATGATGACCAACACCGTCTCCAACACCGCTTTCCGCGGCTTTGGCGGGCCACAGGGGATGCTCGGCGGCGAGCGCGTGATCGAGGAAGTGGCCTATGCGCTGGGCCGCGATCCGCTCGAAATCCGCAAGGCCAATTTCTATGGCGGACCGGGCCGTGATCTCACGCCCTATCACCAGACGGTGGAAGACAACATCATCGAAAGGGTGGTCGACGAGCTCGAAACCTCTTCTGATTATCAGGCTCGCCGGGCAGAAATCATCGACTTCAATGAAAACAGCCCGGTGATCCGGCGCGGCATCGCGCTGACGCCGGTCAAATTCGGGATTTCGTTTACCGCCACCTGGTTCAACCAGGCCGGTGCGCTAGTGCATGTCTACCAGGATGGATCGATCCACCTCAATCATGGTGGCACCGAAATGGGCCAGGGGCTCAACACCAAGGTGGCTCAGGTGCTGGCCGACGAGTTCCAGGTCGATCTCGACACCATCCGCATTACCGCCACCACCACCGGCAAGGTGCCCAACACCTCGGCCACGGCAGCTTCGTCGGGCACCGACCTCAACGGCATGGCGGTTGCCAATGCGGCGCAGCAGATCAAGACACGACTGGTGGCGTTCGCGGCGGAAAAATTCAACATTCCCGAAGACCAAGTGGAATTCGAACCCAACCATGTGCGGGTGGGCAACGAGTTGATGCCATTTGGCGATTTCATCAAGCTCGCTTATCAGGAACGGGTCCAGCTTTCGGCAGCCGGGTTTTACAAGACACCGGACATTCACTGGGACCGCGCCGCCGGCAAGGGCCGACCGTTTTACTATTTTGCCTACGGCGCTGCCGTCTCCGAAGTCTCGATCGACACGCTGACCGGCGAATACCAGGTCGACCGGGTCGATGTGCTGCACGACACCGGACGCTCGCTCAACCCGGCTCTCGACATCGGCCAGATCGAAGGTGCCTTCGTGCAGGGTATGGGCTGGCTGACCACGGAAGAATTGTGGTGGGACGACAAAGGCCGGCTTCGGACCCATGCGCCGTCAACCTACAAGATCCCGTTGGCTTCGGACCGGCCGAAGATCTTCAACGTCAAGCTGGCGGACTGGGCCGAAAACCGCGAGCCGACTGTGCGCCGGTCCAAGGCTGTCGGCGAACCCCCCTTCATGCTGCCGATCTCGGTGCTCGAAGCACTCGGCATGGCCGTGGCTTCGATCGCCGATTACAAGGTCTCACCGCGACTTGACGCCCCGGCCACACCGGAGCGGGTGCTGATGGCGGTGGAGCGGCTCAAGGCGATGGCCGACGAACAGCCGGCCGAGAACAGCGAAAGCTGA
- the xdhA gene encoding xanthine dehydrogenase small subunit encodes MAQSHRTSIRFILNEQTVELSGFAPDLTLLDWLRLERRLTGTKEGCAEGDCGACTVLVGRIENGVLVYESVNACIRFVGSLDATHVVTVEHLNRPDGALSAVQQAMVDNHGSQCGFCTPGIVASLHGLWLSDPEPTDADIERALQGNLCRCTGYEPIVKAAQAAARTIPTADNDRLVAAHDATIATLHEMADGARVTIEHKSGTTLIPGDVDDLAELYEAHPNATIVAGSTDVGLWVTKHMRDISPVIHISHLDGLRQMSIEETGVTLGAGVSYSSARMALLALFPQLEELWDRIGGEQVRNMGTVGGNIANGSPIGDTPPPLIALNATVTLRKGKNRRTVPLEAFFIEYGKQDRQPGEFVESVFVPALEDGAFFSVYKISKRRDEDISALCGAFFVALDDEGLVASARIAFGGMAGTPKRAAKAEAALIGQAWSWETIQTARTALAQDYQPLSDWRASADYRMLSAQNLMIRFFLETCGAPVRIQRHPTMEEA; translated from the coding sequence ATGGCCCAGTCCCACCGCACATCCATCCGATTCATTCTCAACGAGCAGACCGTGGAACTCTCCGGTTTTGCCCCGGACCTGACGTTGCTTGACTGGCTTCGGCTCGAGCGACGTCTGACCGGAACCAAGGAAGGCTGCGCGGAAGGCGATTGCGGCGCCTGCACGGTTCTGGTCGGGCGGATCGAAAACGGGGTGCTGGTCTATGAAAGCGTCAATGCCTGCATCCGCTTTGTCGGCTCGCTCGATGCCACCCATGTAGTAACAGTCGAACACCTCAACCGGCCCGATGGCGCGCTCAGCGCCGTGCAGCAGGCGATGGTGGACAATCATGGTTCGCAATGCGGCTTCTGCACGCCGGGCATCGTTGCCTCGCTGCACGGGTTGTGGCTCTCCGATCCGGAACCGACCGACGCGGACATCGAACGTGCACTGCAGGGCAATCTGTGCCGCTGCACCGGCTATGAACCCATCGTCAAGGCGGCGCAGGCTGCTGCGAGGACCATTCCGACTGCCGACAATGACCGGCTGGTGGCCGCCCATGACGCCACCATCGCCACGCTCCACGAGATGGCCGACGGCGCCCGGGTGACCATCGAACACAAGTCGGGTACGACCCTGATCCCCGGCGATGTCGACGATCTGGCCGAACTTTACGAAGCTCACCCGAACGCCACCATCGTCGCCGGCTCGACCGATGTCGGGCTTTGGGTGACCAAGCACATGCGCGATATTTCGCCGGTCATCCACATCAGCCATCTCGACGGCCTCAGGCAGATGTCGATCGAGGAAACCGGCGTCACGCTCGGGGCTGGCGTGTCCTACTCCTCGGCGCGGATGGCGCTGCTGGCGCTGTTTCCGCAGCTGGAAGAACTCTGGGACCGGATTGGCGGCGAGCAGGTCCGCAACATGGGCACGGTCGGCGGCAACATCGCCAATGGTTCGCCGATCGGTGATACGCCGCCGCCGCTTATTGCGCTCAACGCCACGGTGACCTTGCGCAAGGGCAAAAACCGCCGGACTGTGCCGCTTGAAGCCTTCTTCATCGAGTACGGCAAGCAGGACCGGCAGCCCGGCGAGTTTGTCGAAAGCGTGTTTGTGCCGGCGCTTGAAGACGGAGCATTTTTCTCGGTCTACAAGATTTCCAAGCGCCGCGATGAGGACATTTCGGCCCTGTGCGGAGCGTTTTTCGTGGCCCTCGATGACGAAGGACTGGTGGCCTCCGCGCGGATCGCCTTTGGTGGCATGGCCGGCACGCCCAAGCGAGCGGCAAAAGCGGAAGCCGCGCTGATCGGCCAAGCCTGGTCATGGGAAACCATTCAGACCGCGCGCACCGCGCTTGCGCAAGACTACCAGCCGCTCAGTGACTGGCGGGCAAGCGCCGATTACCGGATGCTTTCGGCGCAAAACCTGATGATCCGCTTCTTTCTTGAAACCTGTGGGGCGCCGGTTCGCATCCAACGCCACCCGACCATGGAGGAGGCTTGA
- a CDS encoding patatin-like phospholipase family protein: MDRAMTRAKATAGSGQMVNLALQGGGAHGAFAWGVIDRLLDETDIGFEGLSGTSAGAVNAVVLAHGLMSGGRKGGQAALEDFWRKSSRSGSVWSPLQAFPDATVPGMELLNAASFAAFDTLTRTFSPYEFNPFDINPMRDLLVDSIDFDGLRECAETKLFLSATNVRSGRVRVFKTNEVSVDVVMASACLPFLFKAVEIDGEHFWDGGYMGNPALFPFFYECESRDVMIVHINPMERHELPTTAPEILNRINEISFNSSLIDEMRAINFVTRLIEQDWLKDEHKDKMRHILVHSIRSDEAMEDLPVSSKFDVRWSFLTKLRDRGRVEAENWLKTNRDAIGNNSTVNFESQYLGLPGAIHPLDAEPKVD, encoded by the coding sequence ATGGACCGCGCAATGACCCGCGCCAAGGCAACGGCTGGCAGCGGGCAGATGGTCAACCTGGCACTGCAGGGCGGAGGCGCGCATGGCGCCTTTGCCTGGGGGGTGATCGACCGGTTGCTCGACGAGACCGATATCGGGTTCGAAGGCCTGTCGGGAACCAGCGCCGGCGCGGTCAACGCGGTGGTGCTGGCCCATGGCCTGATGTCCGGCGGACGCAAGGGTGGTCAGGCCGCGCTCGAGGATTTCTGGCGCAAATCGAGCCGGTCCGGGTCTGTCTGGTCGCCGCTACAGGCATTCCCCGATGCCACCGTGCCGGGGATGGAATTGCTCAATGCCGCAAGCTTTGCCGCTTTCGATACGCTGACACGGACATTCTCGCCCTATGAGTTCAACCCGTTCGACATCAATCCGATGCGCGACCTTCTGGTCGACAGCATCGATTTCGATGGTTTGCGCGAATGCGCCGAGACAAAACTGTTTTTGAGCGCCACCAATGTGCGCAGCGGCCGGGTGCGGGTTTTCAAGACCAATGAAGTCAGCGTCGACGTGGTAATGGCGTCGGCCTGCCTGCCATTCCTGTTCAAGGCGGTGGAGATTGATGGCGAGCATTTCTGGGACGGCGGCTACATGGGCAACCCGGCGCTGTTTCCTTTCTTCTACGAATGCGAAAGCCGCGATGTGATGATCGTTCATATCAACCCGATGGAACGCCACGAATTGCCGACTACCGCGCCGGAAATCCTCAACCGGATCAATGAAATCTCGTTCAATTCATCGCTGATCGACGAGATGCGGGCAATCAATTTCGTCACCCGGCTGATCGAGCAGGACTGGCTCAAGGATGAGCACAAGGACAAGATGCGGCATATCTTGGTGCATTCGATCCGCTCGGATGAGGCGATGGAGGATCTTCCGGTTTCGTCCAAATTCGATGTTCGATGGTCGTTCCTGACCAAGCTCAGGGACCGCGGCCGGGTGGAGGCCGAGAACTGGCTGAAAACCAATCGAGACGCCATCGGCAATAATTCCACCGTCAACTTCGAAAGTCAGTATCTTGGATTGCCCGGCGCCATTCACCCGCTGGACGCGGAACCGAAGGTTGATTGA
- a CDS encoding 3-hydroxybutyrate dehydrogenase produces the protein MKTVIITGSTSGIGLGIAENFAQAGYNVVLNGLGKDAEIEATRMRLASLGGGDVIFHGANMLNPDEIADLVHTAEKKFGSVEVIVPNAGIQHVEKIEDFPIGKWDAIIAINLSSAFHLIRAAMPGMKKQKFGRIIAIASAHGLVASPYKSAYVAAKHGIVGLVKTVALEGAEFGVTANAICPGYVETPLVSGQIADTAKARDMSEEDVVNEVILKAQPTKQFVKVAQIAAFAAYLASDQTAQITGAALPMDGGWTAQ, from the coding sequence ATGAAAACCGTGATCATTACCGGATCCACCAGCGGTATCGGCCTTGGCATCGCTGAAAATTTCGCCCAGGCGGGCTATAATGTGGTTCTCAACGGGTTGGGCAAGGATGCGGAAATAGAGGCTACCCGCATGCGTCTGGCGTCGCTCGGGGGCGGTGACGTGATCTTTCATGGCGCCAATATGCTCAATCCAGATGAAATTGCCGATCTGGTGCACACGGCGGAAAAGAAATTCGGCTCGGTCGAGGTGATCGTCCCAAATGCCGGGATTCAGCATGTCGAGAAGATCGAGGATTTCCCGATCGGCAAATGGGACGCGATCATCGCCATCAACCTGTCATCCGCTTTCCATCTGATCCGGGCCGCGATGCCGGGGATGAAGAAGCAGAAATTCGGCCGCATCATCGCCATCGCCTCGGCCCATGGCCTGGTCGCCTCGCCCTACAAGAGCGCCTATGTCGCGGCCAAGCATGGCATTGTCGGCCTGGTCAAGACGGTGGCGCTGGAAGGCGCGGAGTTCGGCGTAACCGCCAATGCGATCTGCCCCGGCTATGTCGAAACGCCGCTGGTTTCGGGCCAGATCGCCGACACCGCCAAGGCGCGCGACATGAGCGAAGAAGACGTCGTCAACGAGGTGATTCTCAAGGCGCAGCCGACCAAGCAATTCGTCAAGGTCGCCCAGATCGCCGCGTTTGCAGCCTATCTGGCCTCTGACCAGACAGCGCAGATCACCGGCGCAGCGCTGCCGATGGATGGCGGATGGACCGCGCAATGA
- a CDS encoding YbfB/YjiJ family MFS transporter, producing the protein MSQSEIFATGSGHDRQILATAVAGSIAMAVAMGLGRFFYTPVLPAMMAGLGLSPTEAGWIASANYAGYLVGAILAAWGWAEGIERKVALFGLIATALLLLAMGLSSDVLVMSLIRFLAGIASAFVMVFTSAIVLSHGLAAGKSWVQSSHFGGVGVGITASALMFGLIILGQGGWRMAWVLAALLACVGIAVVTRYLPSDVVRSGPAKKEPQLVWTAPLIALTLAYGIFGFGYIVTATFLVAIVRDGGGSSLFEASVWLFTGLAAAPSVAYWMPVVRRLGLIHVFTIGCVVEALGVAASVLLPLPVGPIIGGVLLGGTFIMVTAFGLQVGRQLVGESPRRALAMMTAAFGVGQILGPVVAGYLADWSGTYTWASLAAAAGLLISGTIVLLFRKPVPYRG; encoded by the coding sequence ATGTCTCAATCTGAAATTTTCGCCACCGGCTCTGGCCATGACCGACAGATACTGGCAACGGCTGTTGCCGGATCGATCGCCATGGCAGTGGCAATGGGCCTTGGTCGTTTTTTCTACACACCGGTTCTGCCGGCCATGATGGCCGGCCTTGGCCTCAGCCCGACCGAAGCCGGATGGATCGCTTCGGCCAATTATGCCGGTTATCTGGTGGGCGCAATTCTCGCCGCATGGGGTTGGGCCGAAGGCATCGAGCGTAAGGTAGCCCTCTTCGGGCTGATCGCCACCGCCTTGCTGCTGCTGGCCATGGGGCTGTCGAGCGACGTGTTGGTAATGTCTCTGATCCGGTTTCTTGCCGGAATTGCAAGTGCCTTCGTGATGGTCTTCACCTCGGCCATCGTGCTTTCGCACGGGCTTGCGGCGGGCAAGTCCTGGGTGCAGTCGAGCCATTTTGGCGGCGTCGGCGTCGGCATCACCGCTTCGGCGTTGATGTTCGGCTTGATCATTCTCGGGCAGGGCGGCTGGCGCATGGCCTGGGTCCTGGCAGCGTTGCTGGCCTGTGTCGGAATCGCGGTTGTTACTCGCTACCTGCCGTCCGACGTGGTGCGCAGCGGCCCGGCCAAAAAGGAGCCGCAACTGGTCTGGACCGCGCCGCTGATTGCGCTGACGCTGGCCTATGGCATCTTCGGATTTGGCTACATTGTCACCGCGACCTTCCTGGTGGCGATCGTTCGCGATGGCGGTGGATCGTCGTTGTTTGAAGCCAGCGTCTGGTTGTTTACCGGCCTCGCCGCAGCCCCGTCGGTTGCCTACTGGATGCCGGTGGTAAGGCGTCTGGGGCTGATCCACGTGTTTACAATTGGCTGCGTGGTCGAGGCGCTGGGGGTAGCCGCCAGCGTGTTGCTGCCGCTGCCGGTAGGGCCGATTATCGGCGGTGTGCTGCTGGGCGGCACCTTCATCATGGTCACCGCCTTCGGCCTGCAGGTAGGCCGCCAATTGGTCGGAGAAAGCCCGCGCCGTGCCCTGGCGATGATGACCGCAGCCTTTGGCGTGGGCCAGATTCTCGGCCCGGTCGTTGCCGGGTACCTGGCAGATTGGTCGGGAACCTACACCTGGGCCAGCCTCGCCGCCGCCGCCGGATTGTTGATCTCGGGGACGATTGTGCTGCTGTTTCGCAAGCCAGTTCCCTACCGGGGCTGA